GGGCTTTGCCTTCCTGACCTACATCGTGCTGTGGATTGCGCTGCCCAAGCGCTACGATGCTCCCACCCCGACTGACACCATGGTGAACAGCGGCCCGCTGGCCGGCCGCCGGTTGTTTCGCGACACCAGCACCGCAAAAATTGCCGGCGTGGCCAGTGGCCTGGCCGCCTACTTCAACATTGACGTGACCCTGGTGCGGGTGATTCTCCTGGCCGGCCTGTTTGCGGGCGGCTTCACCTTCCTGCTCTATATCATCATGTGGATTGTCTTGCCCGAAGCCAAAACGGTTTCGGACAAGATGCGCATGCGCGGCGACGCCGTGACCCTGGAAGGCTACGACAGCAGCCTGCGCAACAATGCCCTGGCCGCCGACGACCCCGTAACCACTAACCGCCCCGTGGGGGCTTTCGTGGAAGACGCTGCCCGCAGCCTGCGCCCGTTGGTTGACTTTATTGGCTCGGCCATTCGCATTGTTGCCGGCGTGCTCCTCACCATTGGCGGCTTCTCGCTGCTGCTCGCGCTGGCCATCATGCTGGGTGCCGGCATTGGGCTGATTCCGAACTCCGAGAATATTGTGGCCGGCGACGTGCCCGCCCACGTGCTGCTGAACGGCGTGCCCACCTGGGGCCTGCTGGCCGGCTTCTTTGCCGCCGCCATTCCGGCCCTGGCGCTGCTGCTCGCCGGCCTGAACCTGCTGCTGCGCCGCTCCCTGATGTCCCGTACCGTGAGCTTGTCGCTGCTGGGGCTGTGGCTGCTCAGCGTGGTGGGCGTCACGATGGCCATTGCCCAGCAAAGCCGCCAGTTTCAGTACGACGCCGAAGTAGAGCAGCTGGAGCGTTACCCCGCCATCAGCACCCCGGTCGTGATGCTGGACGCCCGCAACGTGGACCGCGAGTGGGAGCAGCACGTAGACGTGCGTCTCGCCGCCGCCGATAGCGGCCGCGCCGTGGAAGTACTCCGCACCTTGAGCGCCAAAGGCCCCAACGAAGAAACGGCCCGCCGCAACGCCCTCTCGTCCATCGACTACACGGTGCGCGCCAGCGGCGACTCCTCGCTGGTGTTCGACGACCATTTTTCCTTCCTGCCCGGTGCCAAGTACCGCAAGCAGGAGCTGGCCCTCACCATCCGCCTGCCCCGCGACCGCACGTTCCGCATCAGCTCCCGCTTTGCCCACAACATGCTCAACGACGAGAACTTTGTGAACGACCGCCGGCCCAACGACCCCGAAAACTACCGCTACCGCCTGCGCGGCAACCGCCTGGAGTGCGTTGGCTGCACCGAAAAGGAATTGGGCCGCACGGATAACGAGGATGATTCCGACATCAACATTGACTCCGATGATGACGACGACAATGACAACGACGGCGACTCCGACGCCAACAACAGCGGCACCACACTCAACTACGGCGGCGCTCCCTCCTTCGACACCGACCTGAACAGCTACGGCAGCGGCCGCCGCACGTTCTCAGAAGCCGGCTTCACGCGAGTGGATGTGGCCGGCGGCTACCGGGTGGTGGTGCGCCACAGCAATGGCTTTAAAGTAGAAGCCGGCGGCGAAGAAGGCGTGCTCAACGACATGCGGGTGGAGCGCGACGGCAACACCATAAAAATCAAGCCCCGCACTAGCGTTTCCTTTTTTGGCCGCAACTGGAACCGGCGCGAACAAAAGGTGCTAATCCGCATCGACATGCCCAACGTGGAAAACCTGGAGCTGAACGGTGGCGTGGAGGCCGACCTCGGCGGCTTCGACCGGCAAGACCGGCTGCATGTGCAGCAGGCTGGCGCCAGCCACCTGCGCCTCAACGGCAACTACGGCACCCTGAAAATTGAGCAGGCCGGGGCCTGCCGCACCACCGCCACCGGCCGGGCCGATGTGCTCGACCTCGACGCCGCCGGTGCCTGCGAGCTGGCCGGTGCCAACCTGCAAACCCGCACCGCCACCGTGGACCTGGCCGGCGTGTGCAAAGCGCGCCTCAACGTGAGCGAAAGCCTGCGCGGCGACGCCGTGGGTGCCAGCGAAATTGCCTACAGCGGCAAGCCCAACAGCGTGAAAGTAGACGCCACCGGCCCCTCCAGCATCAAGCGACTGTAGAGCGTGGCAACCCCCTGGCCGGCCAGCTGCTACCAGTGGGCTGGCTGGCCCAATCCGGGAGGCGCATCACTAATTTTCAGGTATTTAACCAGCCTTCACGCAACTTTCGCCGTATGATTACCTCTATATCCTGAATAAAGAAGTTAGGCTTGGTTTGGTGAGTGAATCACGCCTCCTTCCGGAGCCAGTCCCATGGTCGCCCCCTGCTGCAACAGGAAGGCCAGGGCTGGCTCCATTTCGTTTTTAATGGTGCCTTCCAGAATGGCTTCCATCACGGCTTCCTTCAGCTCGCCCACTTGCCGCGAAGGCTTCAGGCCAAAGGTTTCCATAATGATTTCGCCGGTGATAACCGGGCGGAAGCTGCGCAGGTGGTCCTTCTCTTCCACTTCCTTGAGCTTCTCCTCCACCTGCCCGAAATTGCGCAGGTACCGCTCCTTGCGCGTGTGGTCCTTGCTGGTGATGTCGGCCCGGCACAGCAGCATCAGCCGGTCGATGTCCTCGCCGGCTTCGAACAGCAGGCGGCGCACAGCCGAGTCAGTCACGGTTTCCTTCACCAGCGCAATGGGGCGCAGGTGCAGCCGCACCAGCTTTTGCACCATGCGCATCTCCTCGCCCTGGGGCAGCTTGAGCTCGGCGAAGATGCCCGGGACCCAGCGGGCGCCCTTGTCCTCGTGGCCGTGGAAGGTCCAGCCCACGCGCTGGTCGTAGCGCTTGGTGGCGGGCTTGGCGATGTCGTGGAGCACGGCGGCCCAGCGCAGCCAGAGGTCGCCGCCGGCCGCGGCCACGTTGTCCAGCACCTGAAGGGTGTGGTAGAAATTGTCTTTATGGGCGTGCGTGCCCACTTTTTCCACGCCGTGCAGCAGCGCCATCTTCGGAAAGATGAGCTGCAGCAGCCCGGTCTGGAACAGCAGCTTGAAGCCGTAGCTCGGCGTGGGCGACTCGATAATCTTGTTCAGCTCCACCGTAATCCGCTCCTGCGACACAATCTTAATCCGGTCTTTATTCCGGATGATGGCGTCGAACGTATCCGGCTCAATATCGAAATTGAGCTGGCTGGCAAACCGAATGGCGCGCATCATGCGCAGTGGGTCGTCGGAAAACGTCACGTCGGGCCCCAGCGGCGTGCGGATGGTTTTGCTAGCTAGGTCCTTCATGCCCTCGTAGCGGTCCACCAGCGCGCCAAAGTCCTCGGGGTTCAGGCTCAGACCCATGGCGTTGATGGTGAAGTCGCGCCGGGCGAGGTCTTCTTCCAACGTGCCGGCTTCCACCTCGGGCTTGCGCGAGTCGGCGCGGTAGCTTTCCTTCCGGGCCCCTACAAATTCGATTTCGCCGGCCTCCTTGGTAGGCAGCATGGCCGTGCCGAAGTTCTTGAACACCGTGACCCGGCCGCGGCCCGGCAGCTTGGCGCCCACGGCCTGGGCCAGCGCAATGCCGTCGCCCACCGTCACCACGTCAATGTCCTTGCTTTCCCGGCCCAAGGCCAAGTCCCGCACGTAGCCCCCTATAACATAAGCCGGCTGCTGGAGCTCAGCAACTGCTTCGGCAATGGTGCGAAAGATGGGCAATTCGGGCAGTTGGGGCGTCTTCATGGCCGCAAAGTTCGGTGCTGTGCGTTGTACAGCAAGGCTGGTGTCATTGCGAGTGAAGCGCAGCGGAACGCGGCAATCCGTCCTCTCCCTGCGACCAACCTAGAGTTGTGATAAACCTTTTTAAAGCAAAAAGCCCCGACTCTGCACAGAGCCAGGGCTTTTCACATTAGAAGGGCTGGTCGCTGAGACCAGGACGGATTGACGCTGCTTGATACCTGGAATGTCGTGCCTCCTCGCAATGACAGTATCAAAGATTCTACTCCCGCACCACTTCCAGCTTGCCACCCTCGCCCAGGCGCACCACCCGCGAAGGTGCCACGCGGGTTTCATCGTCCTGCCGCCAGTTCACTACATAGTCGACCCCGCGCAGGATTGTGGCATCGATTTCGGAATACACGGCCGGGGCCGGCTCCCCCGCCTTGTTGGCCGACGTGGACACCAGCCCGTGCCCCAGCCGCCGCACCACCTTGTGGCAAAATTCGTCTTTCGTGATGCGCAGTCCCACCGTGCCATCGGGGCCTACCAGCTCGGGCGCCACGGCGCGGCTGGCCGGCAGGATGTAGGTAGTGGGCCGGGTATCGGCCGCCAGCAGCTGCTCCAGTTCTTCCGGCACTTGGGCGGCGTAGCGCTGCAGCATGGCCATATCGGCCACCAGCACAATGCTGGGCTTTCCCTCGGGCCGGCCCTTCAGCTTGTAGAGCTGCTTCACGGCTGGGGGCGACTCGGCGTCGCAGCCCAGGCCCCACACGGTATCGGTGGGGTACAGAATGACCTGTTGGAGCAGCAGGGCATCGACGGCAGCATCTACTTCTTGCTGGAAATATTTCATGGGTGAATGGTTTGGCATAGTTCGACCAATACGCCGGCGGCGCTCTTCGGATGCACAAAGCAAACAAGCTTATTGTCGGCGCCGCGCTTGGGCTTTTCATTTAGCAGCACGAAGCCCTCCGTTTTCAGCCGCGCCATCTCGGCCCGGATGTCATCCACCTCGAAAGCGACGTGGTGAATGCCCTCCGGTTTCTTCGCCAGAAACTTCGTGATGGCACTATCCGGCGACGT
This region of Hymenobacter sedentarius genomic DNA includes:
- a CDS encoding PspC domain-containing protein, with translation MKKNISINLQGIIFHIEEDGYEVLSRYLAEVKAHFANYRGHEDIVADIEGRIAEIFSARLSPIKQVISLDDVEAMTAKMGRVSDFAPDADEDDEATETTSSPLGAGGYTTGSTYGQTSAYGTATAAPAATEPKRLYRDMAHRKIAGVCAGIAQYFLINPLWVRLGFLALLLFRPVVSTISFGTVHMSHNDGLSGFAFLTYIVLWIALPKRYDAPTPTDTMVNSGPLAGRRLFRDTSTAKIAGVASGLAAYFNIDVTLVRVILLAGLFAGGFTFLLYIIMWIVLPEAKTVSDKMRMRGDAVTLEGYDSSLRNNALAADDPVTTNRPVGAFVEDAARSLRPLVDFIGSAIRIVAGVLLTIGGFSLLLALAIMLGAGIGLIPNSENIVAGDVPAHVLLNGVPTWGLLAGFFAAAIPALALLLAGLNLLLRRSLMSRTVSLSLLGLWLLSVVGVTMAIAQQSRQFQYDAEVEQLERYPAISTPVVMLDARNVDREWEQHVDVRLAAADSGRAVEVLRTLSAKGPNEETARRNALSSIDYTVRASGDSSLVFDDHFSFLPGAKYRKQELALTIRLPRDRTFRISSRFAHNMLNDENFVNDRRPNDPENYRYRLRGNRLECVGCTEKELGRTDNEDDSDINIDSDDDDDNDNDGDSDANNSGTTLNYGGAPSFDTDLNSYGSGRRTFSEAGFTRVDVAGGYRVVVRHSNGFKVEAGGEEGVLNDMRVERDGNTIKIKPRTSVSFFGRNWNRREQKVLIRIDMPNVENLELNGGVEADLGGFDRQDRLHVQQAGASHLRLNGNYGTLKIEQAGACRTTATGRADVLDLDAAGACELAGANLQTRTATVDLAGVCKARLNVSESLRGDAVGASEIAYSGKPNSVKVDATGPSSIKRL
- a CDS encoding CCA tRNA nucleotidyltransferase — protein: MKTPQLPELPIFRTIAEAVAELQQPAYVIGGYVRDLALGRESKDIDVVTVGDGIALAQAVGAKLPGRGRVTVFKNFGTAMLPTKEAGEIEFVGARKESYRADSRKPEVEAGTLEEDLARRDFTINAMGLSLNPEDFGALVDRYEGMKDLASKTIRTPLGPDVTFSDDPLRMMRAIRFASQLNFDIEPDTFDAIIRNKDRIKIVSQERITVELNKIIESPTPSYGFKLLFQTGLLQLIFPKMALLHGVEKVGTHAHKDNFYHTLQVLDNVAAAGGDLWLRWAAVLHDIAKPATKRYDQRVGWTFHGHEDKGARWVPGIFAELKLPQGEEMRMVQKLVRLHLRPIALVKETVTDSAVRRLLFEAGEDIDRLMLLCRADITSKDHTRKERYLRNFGQVEEKLKEVEEKDHLRSFRPVITGEIIMETFGLKPSRQVGELKEAVMEAILEGTIKNEMEPALAFLLQQGATMGLAPEGGVIHSPNQA
- a CDS encoding L-threonylcarbamoyladenylate synthase gives rise to the protein MKYFQQEVDAAVDALLLQQVILYPTDTVWGLGCDAESPPAVKQLYKLKGRPEGKPSIVLVADMAMLQRYAAQVPEELEQLLAADTRPTTYILPASRAVAPELVGPDGTVGLRITKDEFCHKVVRRLGHGLVSTSANKAGEPAPAVYSEIDATILRGVDYVVNWRQDDETRVAPSRVVRLGEGGKLEVVRE
- the mce gene encoding methylmalonyl-CoA epimerase; protein product: MFTNLEHLGFAVTNLEAATDLYTTLLGVAPYKMEHVASEAVDTVFFKVGGSKIELLAGTSPDSAITKFLAKKPEGIHHVAFEVDDIRAEMARLKTEGFVLLNEKPKRGADNKLVCFVHPKSAAGVLVELCQTIHP